Proteins co-encoded in one Candidatus Korarchaeum sp. genomic window:
- the gcvPB gene encoding aminomethyl-transferring glycine dehydrogenase subunit GcvPB has protein sequence MSFSQARWVRGDGVLEPSLFELGRAEGGTVIAEPEEEIVSLLGSIESIIPRDLIRRELKLPGLSEPEVARHFNHLAQMNYGVDSGSYWLGSCTMKYTPKLVMRVADHPALRSMHPYSPEELTEGLLSILYELQEMLSKITGLPHYTLQPAAGAQGEFVGALIIRKKISDLGERRDEMIIPETAHGSNFASAAMAGFRVVRIPPSEEGTIDMNALKASISERTAGIMVTNPNTLGVFEDRIVEISELIHANGGYVYYDGANLNAIMGWVKLSDMGVDIAHLNIHKTFSAPHGGGGPGAGAVGVVDQLKDYLPVPIIVRDGERYKLSYDLPKSIGKVRMFYGNIGVLIKAWAYLKMLGSEGVRESAVIAVLNANYVRKKLMDSGFEVPYGKNRPCKHEFVISLAKIKKETGVRALDFSKALIDEGLHPPTMYFPQVVQECLMIEPTESDSISELNRYVEAMIKIKERAYERPEEVINAPKRAAITRIDESFANKALWLSWKVYEKSRGQEELNR, from the coding sequence TTGAGCTTCTCACAAGCTAGATGGGTGAGGGGAGATGGTGTGCTAGAACCGAGCTTATTCGAGCTGGGGAGGGCTGAAGGAGGTACTGTGATAGCTGAGCCTGAGGAGGAGATAGTGTCTCTCCTAGGGAGTATAGAGAGCATAATACCGAGGGATTTAATCAGGAGGGAGTTGAAACTCCCCGGGCTCAGCGAACCGGAGGTAGCGAGGCACTTCAACCACTTGGCTCAGATGAATTATGGAGTAGATAGCGGCTCTTATTGGCTCGGCTCATGCACTATGAAGTATACACCGAAGCTCGTAATGAGAGTAGCGGATCATCCAGCTTTGAGGAGCATGCATCCCTACTCCCCGGAGGAGTTGACTGAGGGTTTGCTCAGTATACTCTATGAGTTACAGGAAATGCTCTCAAAGATAACTGGCCTCCCGCACTATACTTTACAACCAGCAGCCGGTGCTCAAGGTGAATTTGTCGGAGCTCTCATAATAAGGAAGAAGATCTCAGATCTAGGGGAGAGGAGGGATGAGATGATAATCCCTGAGACAGCTCACGGATCTAATTTCGCTAGCGCAGCGATGGCAGGATTCAGAGTAGTTAGGATACCTCCATCGGAGGAGGGGACTATAGATATGAACGCGTTAAAAGCTTCTATCTCCGAGAGGACCGCTGGGATAATGGTAACGAATCCAAATACATTGGGGGTATTCGAGGATAGGATTGTTGAGATATCAGAGCTCATACATGCTAACGGTGGCTATGTATATTATGATGGGGCGAACTTGAACGCTATAATGGGATGGGTCAAGCTCTCTGATATGGGAGTTGATATAGCTCACTTGAACATACATAAAACTTTCTCGGCCCCTCACGGAGGAGGAGGGCCGGGGGCTGGTGCCGTGGGTGTCGTGGATCAGCTCAAGGATTACCTACCGGTCCCGATAATAGTGAGGGACGGTGAGAGATATAAACTGAGTTACGATCTGCCCAAGAGCATCGGAAAGGTCAGGATGTTTTATGGGAACATAGGAGTACTAATCAAGGCTTGGGCTTATCTCAAGATGCTGGGGAGCGAGGGAGTGAGGGAATCCGCTGTAATCGCTGTCCTAAATGCGAATTACGTCAGGAAGAAGCTGATGGATTCAGGGTTCGAAGTACCTTATGGTAAGAATAGGCCTTGCAAACATGAGTTCGTGATCTCTCTAGCTAAGATAAAGAAGGAGACTGGTGTAAGGGCCTTAGATTTCTCGAAGGCCCTCATAGATGAGGGGCTACATCCCCCAACTATGTACTTCCCCCAGGTAGTCCAGGAGTGCTTAATGATAGAGCCTACTGAGAGCGATAGCATCTCAGAGCTCAATAGGTACGTTGAGGCAATGATCAAGATAAAGGAGAGAGCTTATGAGAGGCCTGAGGAGGTAATTAATGCACCTAAGAGGGCAGCTATCACTAGGATAGATGAGAGCTTCGCTAACAAAGCTCTCTGGCTATCTTGGAAAGTATATGAGAAGAGCAGAGGCCAGGAGGAGCTCAATAGATAG
- the gcvPA gene encoding aminomethyl-transferring glycine dehydrogenase subunit GcvPA, producing the protein MIAHLSPNSSDDTKRAMLDFLGMRSLEELYSDVPEEILLKSPPEIGKSLNHIEIESLIESKLSKKVKLIFTGGGMADHYVPPLVDELASRQEFYTSYTPYQPEISQGVLQALFEYQSLMAELLGMDVVNASLYDFGSALGEAGRFSIRVTKRKKVIIASNIHPERKIVLRTYLDPVGVEIIEAPMDEARGTVDLEGLEKLIDDSVAMVYIELPNFYGILEDRAEDIVNIAHSKGALAAIGIDPILAAIIKPPGDLGADLVIGEGQHLGSPMSFGGPSLGIFAVRMDMRFVRQLPGRLIGMTKSVDGYRGYCMVLQTREQHIRKEEATSNITTSSSLMAIRAAIYIALLGPNGLRKLAEKILYNTAYLKDRISKKRGFKIPFSGINFKELAVSSSIPWERINSKLLSNGILGGFVVSRLFPEMDRGKNIALFSTTEKHGKAEIDMLVDLMGEVGD; encoded by the coding sequence ATGATAGCGCACCTATCACCTAACTCTAGTGATGATACCAAGAGGGCTATGTTGGATTTTCTCGGGATGAGAAGCTTGGAGGAACTATATTCGGATGTCCCAGAGGAAATTCTACTCAAATCACCTCCAGAGATAGGGAAGAGCCTGAATCATATAGAGATAGAGTCTCTGATCGAGTCAAAGCTCTCTAAGAAAGTGAAGTTAATATTCACGGGTGGAGGAATGGCCGATCACTACGTACCCCCTCTAGTAGATGAGCTCGCATCTAGGCAGGAATTCTACACATCTTACACACCATATCAACCTGAGATCTCTCAAGGGGTCCTTCAAGCTCTCTTCGAATACCAATCATTGATGGCCGAGCTTCTTGGAATGGACGTAGTCAATGCCTCTCTCTATGATTTCGGGTCAGCATTAGGGGAAGCGGGTAGATTCTCGATAAGGGTCACGAAGAGGAAGAAGGTAATAATAGCATCGAACATACATCCAGAGAGGAAGATCGTCTTGAGAACTTATTTAGATCCAGTTGGCGTTGAGATAATCGAGGCGCCGATGGACGAAGCCAGGGGGACTGTCGATCTAGAGGGCTTGGAGAAGCTAATAGATGACTCAGTCGCGATGGTTTACATAGAACTCCCTAACTTCTACGGGATCTTAGAGGACAGAGCTGAGGATATCGTTAATATAGCTCACTCGAAGGGCGCTCTCGCAGCTATCGGAATAGATCCGATCTTAGCAGCGATAATAAAGCCTCCAGGTGATTTGGGTGCAGATCTCGTCATAGGTGAGGGTCAGCACCTAGGCAGCCCTATGAGTTTTGGCGGCCCCTCTCTGGGTATATTCGCCGTTAGGATGGATATGAGGTTCGTGAGGCAACTCCCGGGGAGATTGATAGGGATGACTAAGTCAGTCGACGGGTACAGGGGCTATTGCATGGTCCTTCAAACGAGGGAGCAGCACATAAGGAAGGAGGAAGCCACTTCCAACATAACGACGAGTTCTTCGCTCATGGCAATAAGGGCAGCTATATACATCGCTCTACTCGGTCCTAATGGTTTGAGGAAGCTCGCTGAGAAGATATTATACAATACCGCCTACCTTAAGGATAGGATATCTAAAAAGAGAGGTTTTAAGATTCCATTCAGCGGGATAAACTTCAAGGAACTTGCTGTTAGCTCCTCGATCCCATGGGAGAGGATAAACAGTAAATTGCTCTCCAATGGGATACTAGGAGGTTTCGTAGTCTCGAGACTCTTCCCTGAGATGGACAGAGGGAAGAACATAGCCTTATTCTCGACGACGGAGAAGCATGGGAAGGCGGAGATAGATATGCTCGTCGATCTAATGGGGGAGGTGGGAGATTGA
- a CDS encoding ribbon-helix-helix domain-containing protein, producing the protein MVVVSFHIPNSLMKELERLIEEVGFTSKSEAIREAIRLLIREYRKKSTGGVAY; encoded by the coding sequence ATGGTGGTGGTCTCCTTCCACATACCCAATTCCCTGATGAAGGAGTTAGAGAGACTCATAGAGGAGGTCGGGTTCACTAGTAAGAGTGAGGCGATAAGGGAAGCTATAAGACTTCTTATAAGGGAATATAGGAAGAAAAGCACAGGAGGTGTCGCATATTGA